One Ricinus communis isolate WT05 ecotype wild-type chromosome 2, ASM1957865v1, whole genome shotgun sequence DNA segment encodes these proteins:
- the LOC125369313 gene encoding uncharacterized protein LOC125369313, translated as MGPYPSSNGNKYILVAVEYFSKWPEAQALPTDDARVTNRQVEVTNRGLKRILERTVGVSRKDWASKLDDALWAFRAAYRISIGFTPYRLVYGKSCHLLIELEHRALWALKTCNFDFDSASKERQWQLSELEEWRQQAYENSSIYKAKTKKWHDQRLKGSKEFQIGDRVLLYNSRLCLFQGKLKSRWSGPFVVKKVFPYGTVKLHHPKKGDFKVNGHRLKVYDGNSLEIEQRVNMILYLQG; from the exons atgggaccctaCCCTTCTTCAAATGGCAATAAGTATATCCTTGTGGCTGTTGAGTATTTCTCCAAGTGGCCTGAGGCACAGGCCTTACCTACTGATGATGCCAGAGTT ACCAATAGGCAAGttgaggttactaataggggtttAAAACGCATCTTAGAGAGAACTGTAGGTGTAagtaggaaggattgggcTTCAAAactagatgatgcattatgggcatttagaGCTGCATATAGGATTTCCATAGGTTTTACACCCTATAGGCTTGTGTATGGGAAGTCTTGTCATTTACTTATTGAATTAGAACATAGGGCTCTTTGGGCACTTaaaacttgcaattttgattttgattctgCAAGTAAGGAGAGACAGTGGCAACTGAGTGAATTGGAGGAGTGGCGTCAACAGGCATATGAAAACTCTTCAATTTACAAGGCTAAGACAAAAAAGTGGCATGATCAGAGGCTCAAAGGTTCCAAGGAGTTTCAGATTGGAGATAGAGTATTGCTATATAACTCACGTCTTTGTTTGTTTCAAGGGAAGCTCAAGAGTCGATGGTCGGGGCCATTCGTGGTTAAGAAAGTTTTCCCATATGGCACAGTCAAGCTTCATCATCCCAAGAAAGGTGATTTCAAGGTCAATGGACATAGGCTCAAGGTGTATGATGGAAACTCATTGGAGATTGAGCAACGAGTTAACATGATTTTGTATCTGCAAGGATGA